A genomic segment from Spinacia oleracea cultivar Varoflay chromosome 3, BTI_SOV_V1, whole genome shotgun sequence encodes:
- the LOC110779725 gene encoding receptor-like protein EIX2 isoform X1: MKGVIFFCIISNFCHPPKMSQLHFIQEKNLLSFLFLVGMFLLPLTSSSAVFNSGPTNGTIRCIEKEREALLKIQPNCKTRFTRYYSQDDSDYFLDCCKWYGVYCNNFTGRVYRLDFVEFLSGCDGYNEFLMERFHLGPSLLALEDLLYLDLSELYSDPSTASHIPVFIGSFPKLRYLNISYSGFTGEIPPQLGNLTSLHSLEIRQDGYDLYEGTLHAKSLAWLSRLTSLKHLVLADIDLTGARDWIHAVGNLPSLTHLNLHGCRIPNIIPSRVSNFNSSNSLTFVNLSNTGLKSSSIWTWLFNHTSLVELHLSGNELRGTIPYSFRNMTSLSHLDLSSNQLEGEFQYSVQGLCRLQNLDLSQNNLTEDLSSIFRSLSCAENSLTFLSLHHNHLRGSLPDITKFSSLRKLFLQRNKLDGSLPPSFAKPSSLIILNLQQNQLTGSVPDLSSFRSLKVLQLRNNHLNGSIHLSLGQLSSLEKFDVSLNSLKGHIFATHFSNHSSLRYLDMSFNSLTFNVSYDWVPKFRLETIGLASCKLGSRFPKWLRTQTDYSRLDMSNTGISDTFPLWFWNLSLGATFIGLSHNRFHGILPNSSVVFSSNPAIDLSSNLLEGTIPSFLANVGYLNLSRNSFSGSISFLCHGRGAIFGLDLSHNFLSGKLPDCWTGHNINVLDLSSNSFSGNLPSSFGSLNIGNLHLRDNKFSGKLPLSMANFTDLMSLDIGDNLFGGEIPSWIGHKLHSLSVLSLRNNSFSGKIPSELCNLTSVQIIDLSMNNISGFIPHCLCNLTSMTQKKTTPTMSYESNGTFSSIGERYQDYISLALKGFTYEYKQHLELVKSIDFSSNSLSGDIPAEISCLTGLVSLNLSGNNLMGSITPNVGQLKSLESLDLSNNHLSGEIPSTLSELSFLGTLSLAKNNFSGRIPTGTQIQGFSVSVFAGNPRLCGDPLLKKCIIGGKANGNSDQESLKPENNDKVVSLGLYISIVLGFITGFWVVCGGLVLNKSWRYAFFGFWIHVYDRIYVIVALKMAVIGRQFQS; this comes from the coding sequence ATGAAGGGAGTAATATTTTTCTGTATTATCTCAAACTTTTGTCATCCTCCGAAAATGTCTCAGCTGCATTTTATACAAGAAAAGAACCTTCTgtcttttctctttctagttGGAATGTTCTTATTACCTCTTACGTCATCTTCTGCTGTTTTCAACTCAGGCCCCACAAATGGAACCATCAGGTGCAtagagaaggagagagaagctcTTCTCAAAATACAGCCCAACTGCAAAACTAGATTCACTAGATACTATTCACAGGATGACTCTGACTACTTCCTTGATTGCTGCAAATGGTACGGTGTCTACTGCAACAACTTCACAGGTCGAGTTTACAggcttgattttgttgaatttctGTCTGGCTGTGACGGCTATAACGAGTTTTTGATGGAGCGTTTCCATTTAGGTCCTTCACTGCTCGCCCTGGAGGACTTGCTCTACCTAGACCTCAGTGAGTTATACTCCGATCCCTCCACAGCTTCGCATATCCCAGTCTTCATCGGGTCCTTCCCCAAATTAAGGTACCTTAATATCTCCTATAGTGGTTTTACAGGAGAAATCCCTCCTCAGCTTGGCAACCTTACAAGTTTGCATTCTCTTGAGATACGCCAAGATGGTTATGATCTATACGAGGGTACGCTGCATGCTAAAAGCCTGGCGTGGCTTTCTCGTCTCACTTCGTTGAAGCACCTCGTTCTTGCTGATATTGACCTTACTGGGGCCAGAGATTGGATTCATGCTGTTGGTAATCTCCCTTCTTTGACACATTTGAATTTGCATGGATGTCGTATCCCAAATATTATTCCTTCGCGTGTTTCAAATTTTAATTCCTCGAATTCTCTTACTTTCGTTAATCTGTCAAACACCGGACTCAAGTCCTCTTCGATATGGACTTGGTTGTTCAATCACACCTCTCTTGTTGAGCTGCACCTCTCTGGCAATGAGCTAAGAGGGACAATTCCATATAGTTTTAGGAACATGACTTCTCTTTCACATCTTGATCTCTCTTCTAATCAACTTGAAGGTGAATTCCAGTATTCTGTTCAAGGTCTTTGTAGACTACAGAACTTGGACCTGTCTCAAAATAATCTCACAGAAGACCTTTCAAGTATCTTTCGTTCTCTGTCCTGTGCAGAGAACTCACTGACATTTCTTTCTTTACATCATAATCACCTTAGAGGATCACTACCTGATATCACAAAATTTTCCTCTCTAAGAAAGTTGTTTCTTCAAAGGAACAAGCTAGATGGTTCATTACCCCCTAGTTTTGCAAAACCTTCGAGTCTAATCATCTTAAACTTACAGCAGAATCAACTTACAGGATCAGTTCCTGATCTCTCTTCATTCAGATCATTGAAGGTGTTGCAGCTTCGAAACAATCATTTAAATGGCTCTATACATTTAAGTCTAGGACAACTTTCTAGTCTAGAGAAGTTTGATGTTTCTTTAAACTCTCTGAAAGGCCATATCTTTGCAACCCATTTCTCAAACCACTCGAGTTTGCGTTACTTGGACATGTCCTTTAACTCTTTGACCTTTAATGTCAGCTATGATTGGGTTCCTAAGTTTAGGTTGGAGACGATTGGACTTGCTTCTTGTAAGTTAGGCTCTCGTTTCCCAAAATGGCTTCGAACACAAACAGACTATTCAAGGTTGGACATGTCTAATACTGGGATCTCAGACACATTTCCTTTGTGGTTTTGGAACCTTTCTTTGGGAGCTACTTTCATTGGCTTGTCTCATAATAGATTTCATGGTATCTTACCTAATTCATCCGTTGTGTTTTCCTCTAACCCCGCCATTGATTTGAGCTCTAATCTTCTTGAGGGCACGATACCATCTTTCTTGGCAAATGTTGGATACTTGAATTTGTCCAGAAATAGTTTCTCAGGGTCTATTTCCTTTTTGTGTCATGGTAGGGGAGCAATTTTCGGTCTGGATCTTTCACATAACTTTTTATCAGGGAAACTCCCGGATTGTTGGACAGGCCATAACATAAATGTTCTAGATTTGTCAAGCAATAGTTTTTCTGGGAATCTTCCCAGCTCCTTCGGTTCTTTAAACATAGGAAATTTGCATTTGAGGGATAACAAGTTCTCTGGGAAGCTACCTCTATCCATGGCCAACTTCACTGATTTGATGTCTTTAGATATTGGAGACAATTTATTTGGTGGAGAAATACCATCATGGATAGGGCATAAGCTACACAGTTTGTCTGTTTTGAGTCTCCGAAACAATTCCTTCTCTGGGAAAATACCATCAGAGCTCTGTAACTTAACTTCAGTTCAAATCATTGATCTGTCTATGAACAATATCTCAGGCTTCATACCACATTGCTTGTGTAATCTGACATCAATGACACAGAAAAAGACAACTCCAACGATGAGTTACGAAAGCAATGGCACATTCTCAAGCATTGGTGAGCGTTACCAAGATTATATCTCCCTTGCATTGAAAGGTTTTACATATGAGTATAAACAGCATTTGGAGCTAGTAAAAAGCATTGATTTTTCAAGCAACAGCTTAAGTGGGGATATTCCTGCAGAAATTTCATGTCTTACCGGGTTAGTTTCCTTGAACCTTTCAGGAAACAATCTCATGGGATCAATCACTCCAAATGTAGGTCAACTGAAGTCTTTAGAATCCCTAGACTTGTCTAATAACCATCTTTCTGGGGAAATTCCTTCAACTCTTTCGGAATTGAGCTTTCTTGGAACTTTAAGCTTAGCAAAAAACAACTTTTCCGGGAGAATTCCGACTGGCACTCAAATACAAGGCTTTAGTGTCTCAGTGTTTGCAGGAAATCCAAGGCTTTGTGGAGATCCACTTCTTAAGAAGTGCATTATTGGAGGGAAAGCAAATGGTAACAGTGATCAGGAGAGTCTGAAACCCGAAAATAACGACAAAGTTGTATCTTTGGGATTGTATATCAGCATTGTGCTTGGATTTATTACAGGATTCTGGGTAGTTTGTGGTGGTCTTGTGTTAAACAAGTCTTGGAGATATGCCTTTTTTGGCTTCTGGATTCATGTGTATGACAGGATATATGTGATCGTTGCTCTGAAGATGGCTGTAATTGGAAGGCAGTTCCAAAGTTAA
- the LOC110779725 gene encoding receptor-like protein EIX2 isoform X2, translating to MERFHLGPSLLALEDLLYLDLSELYSDPSTASHIPVFIGSFPKLRYLNISYSGFTGEIPPQLGNLTSLHSLEIRQDGYDLYEGTLHAKSLAWLSRLTSLKHLVLADIDLTGARDWIHAVGNLPSLTHLNLHGCRIPNIIPSRVSNFNSSNSLTFVNLSNTGLKSSSIWTWLFNHTSLVELHLSGNELRGTIPYSFRNMTSLSHLDLSSNQLEGEFQYSVQGLCRLQNLDLSQNNLTEDLSSIFRSLSCAENSLTFLSLHHNHLRGSLPDITKFSSLRKLFLQRNKLDGSLPPSFAKPSSLIILNLQQNQLTGSVPDLSSFRSLKVLQLRNNHLNGSIHLSLGQLSSLEKFDVSLNSLKGHIFATHFSNHSSLRYLDMSFNSLTFNVSYDWVPKFRLETIGLASCKLGSRFPKWLRTQTDYSRLDMSNTGISDTFPLWFWNLSLGATFIGLSHNRFHGILPNSSVVFSSNPAIDLSSNLLEGTIPSFLANVGYLNLSRNSFSGSISFLCHGRGAIFGLDLSHNFLSGKLPDCWTGHNINVLDLSSNSFSGNLPSSFGSLNIGNLHLRDNKFSGKLPLSMANFTDLMSLDIGDNLFGGEIPSWIGHKLHSLSVLSLRNNSFSGKIPSELCNLTSVQIIDLSMNNISGFIPHCLCNLTSMTQKKTTPTMSYESNGTFSSIGERYQDYISLALKGFTYEYKQHLELVKSIDFSSNSLSGDIPAEISCLTGLVSLNLSGNNLMGSITPNVGQLKSLESLDLSNNHLSGEIPSTLSELSFLGTLSLAKNNFSGRIPTGTQIQGFSVSVFAGNPRLCGDPLLKKCIIGGKANGNSDQESLKPENNDKVVSLGLYISIVLGFITGFWVVCGGLVLNKSWRYAFFGFWIHVYDRIYVIVALKMAVIGRQFQS from the coding sequence ATGGAGCGTTTCCATTTAGGTCCTTCACTGCTCGCCCTGGAGGACTTGCTCTACCTAGACCTCAGTGAGTTATACTCCGATCCCTCCACAGCTTCGCATATCCCAGTCTTCATCGGGTCCTTCCCCAAATTAAGGTACCTTAATATCTCCTATAGTGGTTTTACAGGAGAAATCCCTCCTCAGCTTGGCAACCTTACAAGTTTGCATTCTCTTGAGATACGCCAAGATGGTTATGATCTATACGAGGGTACGCTGCATGCTAAAAGCCTGGCGTGGCTTTCTCGTCTCACTTCGTTGAAGCACCTCGTTCTTGCTGATATTGACCTTACTGGGGCCAGAGATTGGATTCATGCTGTTGGTAATCTCCCTTCTTTGACACATTTGAATTTGCATGGATGTCGTATCCCAAATATTATTCCTTCGCGTGTTTCAAATTTTAATTCCTCGAATTCTCTTACTTTCGTTAATCTGTCAAACACCGGACTCAAGTCCTCTTCGATATGGACTTGGTTGTTCAATCACACCTCTCTTGTTGAGCTGCACCTCTCTGGCAATGAGCTAAGAGGGACAATTCCATATAGTTTTAGGAACATGACTTCTCTTTCACATCTTGATCTCTCTTCTAATCAACTTGAAGGTGAATTCCAGTATTCTGTTCAAGGTCTTTGTAGACTACAGAACTTGGACCTGTCTCAAAATAATCTCACAGAAGACCTTTCAAGTATCTTTCGTTCTCTGTCCTGTGCAGAGAACTCACTGACATTTCTTTCTTTACATCATAATCACCTTAGAGGATCACTACCTGATATCACAAAATTTTCCTCTCTAAGAAAGTTGTTTCTTCAAAGGAACAAGCTAGATGGTTCATTACCCCCTAGTTTTGCAAAACCTTCGAGTCTAATCATCTTAAACTTACAGCAGAATCAACTTACAGGATCAGTTCCTGATCTCTCTTCATTCAGATCATTGAAGGTGTTGCAGCTTCGAAACAATCATTTAAATGGCTCTATACATTTAAGTCTAGGACAACTTTCTAGTCTAGAGAAGTTTGATGTTTCTTTAAACTCTCTGAAAGGCCATATCTTTGCAACCCATTTCTCAAACCACTCGAGTTTGCGTTACTTGGACATGTCCTTTAACTCTTTGACCTTTAATGTCAGCTATGATTGGGTTCCTAAGTTTAGGTTGGAGACGATTGGACTTGCTTCTTGTAAGTTAGGCTCTCGTTTCCCAAAATGGCTTCGAACACAAACAGACTATTCAAGGTTGGACATGTCTAATACTGGGATCTCAGACACATTTCCTTTGTGGTTTTGGAACCTTTCTTTGGGAGCTACTTTCATTGGCTTGTCTCATAATAGATTTCATGGTATCTTACCTAATTCATCCGTTGTGTTTTCCTCTAACCCCGCCATTGATTTGAGCTCTAATCTTCTTGAGGGCACGATACCATCTTTCTTGGCAAATGTTGGATACTTGAATTTGTCCAGAAATAGTTTCTCAGGGTCTATTTCCTTTTTGTGTCATGGTAGGGGAGCAATTTTCGGTCTGGATCTTTCACATAACTTTTTATCAGGGAAACTCCCGGATTGTTGGACAGGCCATAACATAAATGTTCTAGATTTGTCAAGCAATAGTTTTTCTGGGAATCTTCCCAGCTCCTTCGGTTCTTTAAACATAGGAAATTTGCATTTGAGGGATAACAAGTTCTCTGGGAAGCTACCTCTATCCATGGCCAACTTCACTGATTTGATGTCTTTAGATATTGGAGACAATTTATTTGGTGGAGAAATACCATCATGGATAGGGCATAAGCTACACAGTTTGTCTGTTTTGAGTCTCCGAAACAATTCCTTCTCTGGGAAAATACCATCAGAGCTCTGTAACTTAACTTCAGTTCAAATCATTGATCTGTCTATGAACAATATCTCAGGCTTCATACCACATTGCTTGTGTAATCTGACATCAATGACACAGAAAAAGACAACTCCAACGATGAGTTACGAAAGCAATGGCACATTCTCAAGCATTGGTGAGCGTTACCAAGATTATATCTCCCTTGCATTGAAAGGTTTTACATATGAGTATAAACAGCATTTGGAGCTAGTAAAAAGCATTGATTTTTCAAGCAACAGCTTAAGTGGGGATATTCCTGCAGAAATTTCATGTCTTACCGGGTTAGTTTCCTTGAACCTTTCAGGAAACAATCTCATGGGATCAATCACTCCAAATGTAGGTCAACTGAAGTCTTTAGAATCCCTAGACTTGTCTAATAACCATCTTTCTGGGGAAATTCCTTCAACTCTTTCGGAATTGAGCTTTCTTGGAACTTTAAGCTTAGCAAAAAACAACTTTTCCGGGAGAATTCCGACTGGCACTCAAATACAAGGCTTTAGTGTCTCAGTGTTTGCAGGAAATCCAAGGCTTTGTGGAGATCCACTTCTTAAGAAGTGCATTATTGGAGGGAAAGCAAATGGTAACAGTGATCAGGAGAGTCTGAAACCCGAAAATAACGACAAAGTTGTATCTTTGGGATTGTATATCAGCATTGTGCTTGGATTTATTACAGGATTCTGGGTAGTTTGTGGTGGTCTTGTGTTAAACAAGTCTTGGAGATATGCCTTTTTTGGCTTCTGGATTCATGTGTATGACAGGATATATGTGATCGTTGCTCTGAAGATGGCTGTAATTGGAAGGCAGTTCCAAAGTTAA